Below is a genomic region from Pseudomonas frederiksbergensis.
AACGGTAATCGGCTTCTATCTGCTGCTGACCCTCGGCCCTAACGGGGTCATCGGCCAGTTCACCCAAACACTTGGGTTGGGCACGCTGACGTTCAGTTTTGCAGGGCTGGTGATCGGCTCGGTGATCTACTCGATGCCCTTTGTCATCCAGCCATTGCAGAACGCCTTCTCGGCGATTGGCACGCGTCCGCTGGAAGTGGCCGCCACCTTGCGCGCCAACCCTTGGGACACTTTTTTCAGCGTGATCTTGCCGTTGGCCAGGCCAGGCTTTATCACCGCGGCCATTCTCGGCTTCGCCCACACCGTCGGTGAGTTCGGGGTGGTGCTGATGATCGGCGGTAATATCCCGGACAAAACCCGGGTGGTGTCGGTGCAGATCTACGATCATGTCGAAGCCATGGAGTACGCCCAGGCCCACTGGCTGGCCGGGGCGATGCTGGTGTTCTCATTCCTGGTCTTGCTGGCGCTGTACTCCAGCCGCACAACCAAAGCCGGCTGGAGCTGATCAATGGCCTCAACGATTCACGCTCGCCTGCAACTGAGCTATCCGGATTTTTCCCTGGACGTCGACCTGAACCTGCCCGGCCGAGGCGTGACTGCGCTATACGGCCATTCCGGTTCGGGCAAAACCACCTGCCTGCGCTGCATCGCCGGCCTGGAAAGAGCCGGGCAAGGCTTCGTCCAGATCAATGACGAAGTCTGGCAGGACAGCAGCAAAAAGCTGTTTGTCGCCCCGCACAAACGGGCGCTGGGTTACGTGTTTCAGGAGGCCAGCCTGTTTCCCCATCTGTCGGTGCAGGCCAATCTGGAGTTTGGCCTGCGGCGCATTCCACGCCAGCAACGCCGGGTCGACATGGCCCACGCCACCGAACTGC
It encodes:
- the modB gene encoding molybdate ABC transporter permease subunit gives rise to the protein MTLSSADFSAIWLTLKLASLTTVILLVIGTPIALWLSRTRSWLRGPIGAIVALPLVLPPTVIGFYLLLTLGPNGVIGQFTQTLGLGTLTFSFAGLVIGSVIYSMPFVIQPLQNAFSAIGTRPLEVAATLRANPWDTFFSVILPLARPGFITAAILGFAHTVGEFGVVLMIGGNIPDKTRVVSVQIYDHVEAMEYAQAHWLAGAMLVFSFLVLLALYSSRTTKAGWS